One Aegilops tauschii subsp. strangulata cultivar AL8/78 chromosome 7, Aet v6.0, whole genome shotgun sequence genomic window carries:
- the LOC141026525 gene encoding chaperone protein ClpB1-like: protein MLDPVIGRDDDIDRIICILCRRTKNCAALVGPAGVGKTAIVEGLARRIAAGTVPEALVGARVAELDVGAMVAGTHWRGMFEQRLKDAIKKAEDSAGKLILFIDEMHMIVGAGDQRGGTGDAANILKPALARGRIRCIGATTTEEYRKYIQRDAALERRFQRVDVDEPTVQATVAILQGLKQRYQDYHGLIISDDALVAAAHLAGHYITGRQFPDKAIDLMDEACTSVRLHQPKQIRDKKTSTVNAVQELTVGPCHIAQVVSRWTKIPITTLGREEEKFCHLVDRLHERVVGQHEAINLVAQEVLRSRVGFDQSSQPIGSFLFLGPTGVGKTELAKALAEKLFDNEKMLVRFDMSEYADSGSVSRLIGGPQSYEEDGQLTDKVRSQPYSVVLFDEADKAHPSIFKVLIQLLDDGVLTDGKGRSVYFKNTIIIMSSDLGAENLSVGMAAENMKTARDLLMEKVEKRFKPELINKLSETVIFEPLSHDELREIVKIQMKSVVAMAANKGISLFASDAALDVIWSESHDTVYGARPIKRWMKKNVTRVLMDMLVNGEACQGSTVSIDAADDRKGLKYHVLK, encoded by the exons ATGTTAGATCCGGTCATCGGCCGCGACGACGACATCGACCGCATCATCTGCATCCTCTGCCGCCGCACCAAGAACTGCGCCGCCCTCGTCGGCCCCGCCGGCGTCGGCAAGACGGCCATCGTCGAGGGCCTCGCTCGGCGCATCGCTGCTGGGACGGTCCCCGAAGCCCTCGTTGGGGCCCGCGTGGCCGAGCTCGACGTCGGGGCCATGGTCGCGGGAACCCACTGGCGCGGCATGTTCGAGCAGCGCTTGAAGGATGCCATCAAGAAGGCCGAGGATTCCGCCGGCAAGCTCATCCTCTTCATCGACGAGATGCACATGATTGTCGGTGCCGGCGATCAACGTGGCGGCACCGGCGACGCGGCCAACATCCTCAAGCCCGCGTTGGCCCGTGGCCGCATCCGTTGCATAGGCGCCACCACAACCGAAGAGTACCGCAAATACATCCAGAGGGATGCCGCGCTCGAGCGGCGCTTCCAAAGGGTTGACGTCGACGAGCCGACCGTCCAGGCAACCGTTGCCATCCTGCAGGGGCTGAAGCAGCGGTACCAAGACTACCATGGACTAATAATCAGCGACGACGCTCTGGTTGCTGCTGCGCACCTCGCCGGCCATTATATTACAG GTCGTCAGTTTCCTGATAAAGCAATTGATCTGATGGACGAGGCATGCACTTCCGTAAGGTTGCATCAACCAAAACAAATTAGAGATAAGAAAACTAGCACTGTAAATGCAGTGCAGGAGCTAACCGTTGGTCCATGTCATATTGCACAG GTTGTGAGCCGATGGACTAAAATTCCGATCACTACACTTGGCCGAGAGGAAGAAAAGTTCTGCCACCTAGTAGACCGATTGCATGAGAGAGTCGTTGGACAGCATGAAGCTATTAATTTGGTTGCGCAAGAAGTGCTACGTTCGAGGGTCGGCTTTGATCAATCTAGCCAACCAATCGGTTCTTTTCTATTTTTGGGGCCGACTGGTGTTGGGAAGACAGAGCTTGCGAAAGCACTTGCCGAGAAGCTGTTTGACAATGAGAAGATGTTGGTCCGCTTTGACATGTCTGAATATGCTGACAGTGGATCTGTATCGCGTCTCATTGGAGGACCTCAAAG CTATGAAGAAGACGGACAGCTTACTGATAAAGTAAGGAGCCAACCATATAGTGTTGTTCTTTTTGACGAGGCAGATAAGGCGCATCCCTCGATATTCAAGGTTCTCATTCAACTCCTCGATGATGGCGTGTTGACTGATGGAAAAGGACGGAGCGTATATTTCAAGAACACCATCATCATCATGAGCTCAGATCTAGGAGCAGAGAACCTGTCAGTTGGAATGGCCGCAGAAAACATGAAAACTGCACGGGATCTTCTTATGGAAAAG GTTGAGAAACGGTTTAAGCCTGAATTAATTAACAAACTGAGTGAGACTGTGATATTTGAGCCGCTCTCACATGACGAACTAAGGGAGATTGTGAAAATCCAGATGAAGAGTGTTGTTGCTATGGCAGCTAACAAGGGCATCTCTCTGTTTGCATCAGATGCTGCCTTGGACGTCATTTGGTCAGAGTCGCACGACACG GTGTATGGCGCAAGGCCTATTAAGAGGTGGATGAAGAAGAATGTGACGAGAGTTCTCATGGACATGCTCGTCAATGGAGAAGCATGCCAAGGATCGACCGTCTCCATCGATGCCGCCGATGATAGGAAGGGGCTGAAATACCACGTACTGAAGTAG